The genomic interval GATGATGTCGAACTCCATGTCTTTGGTGCTGTAGCCCTGTTTCACAAACCAGTCGTTCAGGGCTTCGCTGTCTGTTTCGGCCACCCTGCGCCAGAGCACGAGAATTTTTTCGCCCGCCAGATTTTCACCGGTCAGCACGGTGACGCCCTTAATGAGATCCTGCGTCTGCACCTTGAGGCCGATCAGGTAATTGAAGGTTTCGATCAGATCCACGTTGACGGGTTTTGTTTCGCCGACGGAGCCGGTCGCCACCTTGAGCGAGTACGAAAACGGATCGGCGAACGCGCTTACATTGAGCAGGCTGCCTTTGCACTCCACATCGAGCATATAGTGCAGCGTGTAGTCTTCCTTAAGCGCCGCATTCTTTTTGAGCAGATCGTCCTGTTCCGCCGTCCGCTTCAGCTCCAGATTGTTCAGACAGTCCTCATACGATTCGAGGCGCAGGTATTTAAAGCAATGGGAAATTCCAGACTTTGGATCGGTCGGCTTACCTTTTTTCCAATCTTTGGAAAAGACCACTTTCTGAATGCGCGGCTTGAGCACCGTATCGAAATAATCGCCCATTTCAATGAGTATGAATTTACGCTGGCCGGGATACTCTCGATTCAAAGACATTAGTCCATGGCCTGCTGTGCCTGAACCAGCAAAACAATCCAAAACAAAACCTTCTTTTTCCTCAACTGAGTAAAAGATCCACTCAGCAAGCTTTACGGGTTTTGGATAATCGATCATTCCTCCTAAACCCAAATTTTCGAGCTGAATGCTTCCATCACTTTTCAGACTGATAATTGAGCGGAGTAAAAATGATTCTACTTCTTTCAGATAGTTGATTGAACTCGGCTGAATTGTTTCTTTGGGAGAATACCAAATCCGTCCTTTGAGAACGCTGCCGTCTGGAAGTTTGTATGTAGGACCATCCGCTTCTGCCTTACGGAATGTATCCTCCTTCCAGCGCCAGCCACGATCTGGGATGGGGACTGGTTTCCCAGTTGCGGGACTGATGACTTCATATCGGGGCCCTTCTGTTTTTGCATTTGGCCACGACATATTAATTTTTCCAAATATTTCATAGTTGGGATCGAGCTCACAATAGAGGGTGATTCCGCGATCAAAGCCCTGCTTTTTGTAGAATTTCTTAAGTGCCTTCTGGGCAGAAATTAAATCCCTTTTTGCGGATTTCTCCTTACGGATAAGCTCATAGATATCCTCGAGAGCATCCTTTCTCATCACGAAACCGCGATCTTTAGAACGTCGCAGCTTTTGGTCTTTGGCAAACAAATAGATGTACTCATGAATGTTCCCAATTCCTTTGTCGTTTTTGGGAACACGCTTATTCCAAGTAATAGTTTCCACATGATTTTCTTCACCAAATACGGACTGAAGAATGTGTCCAAAATTCAAAAACTCATTCTCATCGCAATTCGCAAAGAGCGAACCTTCAGCATCTAAAAACCAATACAGATTACCAACTGCTTGGTTCATCATAGTTGCCCACGATGAGGACTGATAATTGTCTTTGTAAGCAAACCCATCATCACCAGTATTATAGGGTGGGTCAAAATAGACACATTTAACCTGTTCTCGGTAACGCTCCTGTAAAAGATTCAACGCCTGGAAGTTTTCTGAATGAATGAGAAGTCCATCGGTCTGCTCGTCGATGTTGTCGATGGCTGCGAGCAGCTTTTGCTTAAATTCGGCATCGTAAAACGCGGTGTCGATCACCATGTAGGGAAACGCCTTCAGGTATTCGACCGTTCCAAGGTCTGGAACTGTGTTGTCGCCCAGTCCCAATTCATCCTGCCCGTTTTTTGTGTCTTTTTGTGCCTTTTCGCGGCCAACTAAAAATCCCAGCTTTTCCCACTCGGCCCATTGCGCTTTGTTGGCCGCAATTTCGGGATACAGGTTTTCCGGCACGCGGTCGAGCGTGATGCACCAGTTGGATTCGACGACGAATTTTTTCTTGAGCCAGAGTTTTTTCTGGAACTCTTCCAACTGGGCAAGAAAATCAATCAGTTTGTGGGCAATGCCGCGCAGCACGCGGATCTGGACAAGATAGCTTTCGACGCGCGGCGCGGTTTCGTGCTCGATGTCGTCGAGGTGCATGACCTCGTTTTTGATGTAGAAGTCAAGCTCGCGCCGCAGGAATCCGCCGAGGTCCTTGTGGATGAAATAGTCCATGGAGTTCTTGGCGGTGTAGTCGACCAAATGTTTTTCGAGCACCGTACGATCCTTGCGCTTTTCTGTGGGCTTGGGCGCCAGCAGTTTGGGCGCAAAAGCACCGAAGTCGGCGGCGTGCTCCTTCACATAATCGACACAGGCGGTAATGAAAGCTTCCTGCTTGCGGTTGTCGGGGTCGGCGCGGTATTCAAAGCCGAGCACCACTTCATTTTCCAGAATCTCTGTTTTTTCGGGATTGAAGATGAAAAGGCGCTTTTTGTCGTCGGCCGCTTTGCGGTTGTCTTTTTCGATGTCGGCTTCGACGAGTTTGAAGTGCAGGCGGGGCGCGTCGTCGCCTTCGGCCAGCCGGACGGTGTAGTCGCGCAGGTTTTCGGAGGATTTGATGTAGTACTGGTCTTTGTTGGCCCAATGCAGCACCACTTCTTCGCCTTCGTAGGGAATGGCATAGACGCCCTCTTTGTAGCGGCGCATGGAAATGAAGTCGCCGGCGTCGTAATAGCGGGAAAAAAAGCGGATCAGGTGGGAATAGATCGCGTCCTCGGTCTTGGCCAGATCAACCGGTTCGCCCAGCCTGGCCTTCAGTTCCTGCACCTTGGGCACGGTGTCGGGATCGACGCCCAGCGCCTCGGCCTGCTTGATGGCCTCAGCCAGTTCGGCGCTGCCATTATCTTTGAGTGCGGCCAGTCCGGCCTTTACCTGCGGTAGCAGATCTTTATCGAGAAAGGTTTCAATTTCAGCCTGTTTGGCGTGCATGACGCGGTAGAAACCGAAATCGAGATCGGGGCGGTCGAGCTGAAAGAGCTCCCGCAGTTTGCTTTTGAGTTGGTCGAGTTTCGTTGCCATATCTTTTATCCTTTTAAATCACGCGCCATCGAATCGTAAAAAGACGCTGTTTTTCTGTCTTCTGAGAAAGGCGCTTTTCCAAGTCTTCGATCAGAAGGTCTCTTTTTTGCTCTATTTCGTCTTCCACATCAAAAATCTTCTGCCGCTGCCGGCGTTTTTTCTTTTCGAACTCACGGATTTTCATCTGGAGCGCTTCCTGCTCTTCGAGCGTAACCGCTTTGCGGGCTTCGCGGTTAAGCGCCTTGATCTGATCTTTTGTTTTCTGGAGTTCTTTCTGGGCAGCGAGCTCCAAATCTTCCGCCCATTTCCAGAGCCGTTCGCGAGCTTCGTTGAAATGTTCACTGTTTCGCTCCAGTGATTGTGCGAGTACGCCGTTGGCATGGCGTTCAGCTTCTTTATCGAGGCGCTCGACAACGGCATCCGGCATTGAGGACAGGGGTGCCGAATTTCCGCTGCACTGAAACAGTTTTTCAAATTCTTCCTGAGACAAGGCGGGGCCGTCATCAACAAACCCGGAAAAGAGCAGGTGTTCTTCTATGTCGCAACTGTCAATGATGAGCTGCTCAAGCACCAGCCAGCCGCTTTTCCCTTTCAGCACCTCCACCTGCGAAATTTTGACGGGATGGCTGGAAACATCAAACGTGACTTGAGCTTCAGGCGTTTCAATGGTACGCCCCTGTTCTATCACATATTCTCCCAGCGGATGGGACAGTCGGTAGAGGAATTCGCCGGGCAGATTAGTCTGCTTTTTTGAGATCAAACAGTATTCCCCGGGACGGATACCGTCTTGGGGCGGTTTATCCAGCTGAAACTTCAGGGCGGTTTCATCAAAGGATGCACAAGAATGCAGAACGTATCTGCTCAACGCCCAAAACATACGCGAGAAACGATCTAAAAACTCCTGCGAGTCCAGAAGATGCACGCGTAGGCGCTCGTGCACATCGGCATCGAAATTTTCCAGCAAGACCCGGCGCGTATTCGTCATGCGAACCTGTATGCTTTCCTCAAATTCATCCTGGAGACGATCAAATGCCGCCTGGATTTCTTCGGGTGATCGGCACTCCTGGTAGATCTCCAGTATACGGCGCTCAAAATCGATTCCGGATTCTATGACACCCAGAACTTCGTCCGAAGCGCCGAAAACGCCTTCGAACAGATTGAATTTGTGTTGAAGCAGCTCATAAACACGGCAATCGGCTTCATTCTTTTTATTCAGAAAGTTGACCACAACAACATCATGTCTCTGTCCGTAGCGGTGGCAGCGCCCAATGCGCTGCTCAACCCGTTGCGGATTCCACGGAAGATCGTAGTTGACAACCAAAGAACAGAATTGAAGGTTGATCCCTTCTGCTCCGGCTTCTGTAGCAATTAAAATTTCCGCCTGTTCTTTAAATCGATCCAGCAATGCCGTGCGCACGTCGACGGCC from Verrucomicrobia bacterium S94 carries:
- a CDS encoding site-specific DNA-methyltransferase, producing the protein MATKLDQLKSKLRELFQLDRPDLDFGFYRVMHAKQAEIETFLDKDLLPQVKAGLAALKDNGSAELAEAIKQAEALGVDPDTVPKVQELKARLGEPVDLAKTEDAIYSHLIRFFSRYYDAGDFISMRRYKEGVYAIPYEGEEVVLHWANKDQYYIKSSENLRDYTVRLAEGDDAPRLHFKLVEADIEKDNRKAADDKKRLFIFNPEKTEILENEVVLGFEYRADPDNRKQEAFITACVDYVKEHAADFGAFAPKLLAPKPTEKRKDRTVLEKHLVDYTAKNSMDYFIHKDLGGFLRRELDFYIKNEVMHLDDIEHETAPRVESYLVQIRVLRGIAHKLIDFLAQLEEFQKKLWLKKKFVVESNWCITLDRVPENLYPEIAANKAQWAEWEKLGFLVGREKAQKDTKNGQDELGLGDNTVPDLGTVEYLKAFPYMVIDTAFYDAEFKQKLLAAIDNIDEQTDGLLIHSENFQALNLLQERYREQVKCVYFDPPYNTGDDGFAYKDNYQSSSWATMMNQAVGNLYWFLDAEGSLFANCDENEFLNFGHILQSVFGEENHVETITWNKRVPKNDKGIGNIHEYIYLFAKDQKLRRSKDRGFVMRKDALEDIYELIRKEKSAKRDLISAQKALKKFYKKQGFDRGITLYCELDPNYEIFGKINMSWPNAKTEGPRYEVISPATGKPVPIPDRGWRWKEDTFRKAEADGPTYKLPDGSVLKGRIWYSPKETIQPSSINYLKEVESFLLRSIISLKSDGSIQLENLGLGGMIDYPKPVKLAEWIFYSVEEKEGFVLDCFAGSGTAGHGLMSLNREYPGQRKFILIEMGDYFDTVLKPRIQKVVFSKDWKKGKPTDPKSGISHCFKYLRLESYEDCLNNLELKRTAEQDDLLKKNAALKEDYTLHYMLDVECKGSLLNVSAFADPFSYSLKVATGSVGETKPVNVDLIETFNYLIGLKVQTQDLIKGVTVLTGENLAGEKILVLWRRVAETDSEALNDWFVKQGYSTKDMEFDIIYVNGDNHLENLRKDEQTWKVRLIEEEFMLRMFPGEGSNEDGCLL